In Mercurialis annua linkage group LG6, ddMerAnnu1.2, whole genome shotgun sequence, the following are encoded in one genomic region:
- the LOC126654042 gene encoding uncharacterized protein LOC126654042 — MDSHRQDKIQKFEEFVDGRLKPGLVQAIAQRDKVFEEQKVFSDLRRNIENLEKNSVTSLRTLVNIGSEVYMQADVPDTQRIFVDIGLGFHVEFTWSEALNYISLREEKIARQIEEYTNQIASIKAQIKLVCEGIRELLQLPAEKPLPERVF; from the exons ATGGATAGCCACCGCCAGGATAAAATACagaaatttgaagaatttgtTGATGGCCGCTTGAAACCTGGTCTTGTTCAAGCTATTGCTCAAAG ggacaAGGTCTTTGAAGAACAAAAAGTATT CTCGGACTTGCGAAGGAATATTGAGAATTTAGAGAAAAATAGTGTAACCAGTTTAAGGACGTTGGTTAATATTGGCTCTGAAGTCTACATGCAAGCCGATGT CCCAGATACACAGCGCATATTTGTAGACATCGGACTAGGATTCCATGTAGAATTTACCTGGTCTGAAGCATTGAATTATATATCATTAAGAGAGGAAAAGATAGCCAG GCAAATAGAAGAGTACACTAACCAAATTGCATCAATTAAAGCTCAGATCAAGCTG GTTTGTGAAGGAATTCGGGAGTTGCTCCA